A window from Setaria italica strain Yugu1 chromosome VIII, Setaria_italica_v2.0, whole genome shotgun sequence encodes these proteins:
- the LOC101784945 gene encoding uncharacterized protein LOC101784945, which produces MAMAVIRLAGPTALLPPATPPSPSASSSLRPRARARAVRLRLRVRCRAGGDGAEGKEKEEEEEAPESLFARELRRRGMAPGAAPAEAKEAEEGGAEAGRKRGVAAAEFERGAATDGQRERSMALNSEGLQGLVPRAKLLLSLGGTFFLAFGPLILVTVSLFAGLYVYFGPSFVHDASKNPVSPPPYIDPYELLEDERLTRPSPDVF; this is translated from the exons atggccatggccgtgatccgcctcgccggccccaCCGCCCTCCTCCCGCCAGCgaccccgccgtcgccgtcggcctcgTCGTCTCTGCGGCctcgggcgcgcgcgcgcgccgtgcGGCTGCGCCTGCGTGTGAGgtgccgcgccggcggcgacggggcggaggggaaagagaaggaggaggaggaggaggcgcccgaGTCGCTCTTCGCcagggagctccggcggcgcgggATGGCGCCGGGGGCCGCGCCCGCGGaggcgaaggaggcggaggaagggggAGCGGAGGCAGGGAGAAAGCGCGGGGTGGCCGCGGCGGAGTTCGAGCGTGGCGCCGCCACGGACGGCCAGCGGGAGCGGTCCATGGCGCTCAACAGCGAGGGCCTCCAG GGTCTTGTACCACGGGCGAAGTTACTATTGTCACTTGGTGGTACCTTCTTTCTGGCATTTGGGCCCCTGATTCTTGTCACTGTTTCTCTCTTTGCTGGTTTATATGTG TACTTTGGACCAAGTTTCGTACACGACGCAAGCAAGAATCCAGTGTCGCCACCGCCGTACATCGATCCATACGAGCTACTGGAAGACGAGAGGCTCACCCGGCCCTCCCCAGACGTGTTCTAA